A stretch of DNA from Vidua chalybeata isolate OUT-0048 chromosome 27, bVidCha1 merged haplotype, whole genome shotgun sequence:
AAGGATTAAAGATTGAGGAAGTGGCCTCGGATGCATCATCCTGAAAAGCACAATGTTATTGGACTTCAGATGTAGGGCAGGCAGAACCCCACAGCAGtgcaaagacaaaaaataccCCAAGGTTaactattttctaaaataagcCACAGCGGATCTTGGAGCTAATATAAATATGCATTAAATGCTCCCCAAGCTGCTTCCCCTACATTAAATGGATTTGTTCCTGACAAGATCCTGAGTTAAAGACACCCAGGGCTCACTAAAACTTGCTGGGTGTGACACCAACATCCTAAACCGGAATGCAAGGTTACCCCACGCTGTTACTTTAGGGCAAGTTCTTCAGCCCTGGATTCCAGCTAACAGGCCTGAAATCAAAGAGCTCCTAATTACCCATGACAAACTTATTTGCAAACAGCCTGGCAGACGCACCGATACCGATCCACCTCTAGGAGTACCGTGGGAGGATGCTGATGACATCTTTGAAAGGCTAATTGCATCTGCCAGCAGCCTGAGATCATCTCCAGCCCTTTGTCCGCTGCCACCCATTTCCAGAAGGTGAAATCAAAGAATGCTGAGCTCGTTTGCACCCAAAGTGCTTCTCGCTTTTCACAAACACGAATTGCAAATAAAGCTGGGCAAGAACTTTGCCAAAATGCTTACAGagtaacagaaaacaaagctaaaatGATACTGGGAATTCATCTTCCACCAGGATCACACCTACCTGCATCGGACCGATGGCCAGAATTGTCATGAGTCAGGATAGTAGTCTGATACTTTTAGTCTAGAAACATGTAACAAAGGATGTTCCTAGCTTGCAAAAGTTTTACTTCCCAGAGATTGCAAAACTAAGCTTGCCAGAAAGACAGAGCACTATCGACATCCACACAGCAAGAGGATTCAATTGGGCAATGACAGTCATCACGATAAAGCACGatctcagcacagcagcagcaccaactGTCAAGAGCTGCTCAAAAATAGCACAAAGAAACCATAGAACCCCGAGAGTTCTAACGAATTTTTTGAAAGATCGTGTGATATCTGTCTGCAAGATTACAGGCTGTTCATACCGAGAGTCAGAGACATCACAGAACACTGTGTGGCTGAAAAATCACAAGCAGGGGACGGAAAAAGCCAGGAGCTGGAAGCGACACCGTGCCCTGCTCAGCGGGCAGGCTCTGCCCGAGAGACGCAGCCGGGAGTCAGACACTTCCCTTCCCCTGGGCACCGCCAGCTCCtcgggcacagctggcacaaagACAGTCAGCACCTGCCCGTGCCCGGCACAGCCCCGGAGCCGGGCACGGCCCCCGGCCCCGAGCACACCCGGGCTCCTCAGGGCGTCCCGGGGAACCGCTCCGGCCCCGGGCTCCTGAGGGCGGCTGCCCCGGCCTGGAACTGACCCCCAGACAGCCCCTCAGAGCCGACCCTCCCACGCTCCCTCACATCTGCCCCGAGGCACCGACCCTCACAGATCCCCTCAGAGCCGACCCCCACACGCCCCCTCAGAACTGCCCCGGCCGCCCACAGCGCTCGGTGCGAGACCCGGTCGCTGCGAGGCACGGCCACCAGAGCGCTGGGTAGCCCGTAGCGAACGAGCGGGAGGGATGAGGAGCgggagggatgaggagcaggGGGGAGAGGAGCGCGGGGCCCGTTACCTGCGCCGGTGTCGAAGCgcggccgcccggccccgccgccgccacaGGCCCCGCGAGCGCCACTTccgggtggggggggggggggccggggcgcGCCCATTCAGCGCCGCGCTCGCCCCGCGCATGCGCCGCCCCGCGGcagggccggggctgggggcgcgGAGCGGCAGCGCGGCCCGGTGGAGTGCGGGGGCCGCGGCGGGCGGTGCTCGGGGGGACGCGGGTTCGAGCCCCGAGCCCGCCTCTCGGCCCcgccgcggctcccggcgcggGTGGGCGGCGGCAGCAGGTGCTGTCTGTCTGTATGTCTGTCTGTGTGAGGCAGCGGGGGTGGATTCTTGTCAAAACCAAAGAaccccagagccctgctgggccGGGAGCGTCCCCGCCCGCCGCTGCGGGGGTTGTGGGGTGGCTGGTGCTGGATGTGTCAGAGCACTGCGGCCCAGTggttcacagaatcacggaattgtttgggttggaagggacctctggagatcacccagtccctgccaaggcagggtcgCCTGGAGCAGATGACACAGGGACGCGTCCCTTCAGAGAGGGAGATTCCACatcctccctgggcagctgttccagtcCTCGGCCACCCTCAacataaagaaattcttcctcatgttgaggggtttctcttgtgttttagtttgcGCTCGTTACTCCtcgtcctgtcactgggcaccactgagcagTGGCACCATCCTCTGGATACCTCTTGgagatatttacatatttatataagATTGATGGGATTCTCTCTCAGCCCGCTCTTCTCTGGACTAaccaggcccagctcccacagtctctcctcatcatctttgtggcctccgCTGGATTCTCTCCGGTAGCTccttgtactgaggagcccagaataGAGTTCACCAGCTAAAGCTACCTCCTACCAAAGGCCTGAGGCAAGGAGCACTTTTAGGGCCAGccgtgctgcaggagcagccagagcctccTTTATCGCTTTATTTAGAAGCGGCGCAGCCCCCGGCGCTCAGCCCCTGCGTTCCTCCgcgccgccagggggcgcgcTGCCATCCCCTCACCGCTCCCGCCTCGGCGCGCGCATGCGCGCTGGTTCAAACGCGATGGCGGCTGGGGCGGCTCTCGGCTGAGGGGGAGCGACCCCTGCCCGGGCCCTCACCCGCCCGCCGCTGCCTCGGCACGATGTCCTCGGAGGGCAGcggtgcggcggcggcggccggacAAGCGCCTAAAGTTAAGCGGAAAGGTAGCGTGGGGTGAGGGCGGACCTGCGCTGGCTGAGGCGGGAGCCCGGCCCGGCTGAGGGGGGATCCGACCTGAGGCGGGAAGCCTCGCGGTGGGCCCGGCTGAGCTCTCTTTGCTCTCTTTCAGCAGGACGAATCGTGCAGTCTCGCTACTTGCAGGTCCATAAGAAACACGGCAAGAAGACGCCGAGAGTGCCGAGCTCAGGCGTCGCTCAGCTAAAGACAGAAAAGGTGTGAGGGGCGGCTTGGACGTGTGGTAAcgatgaaaaaaaaaatcacaataaaaccccaaaaaccggGGGAAAACCGCCTCTGCTGGGGTTATGAGGGAGTTGTGGTGTGTTGCTAGGTGCGGGTTTGGGACTGTACTCGGGTGACTTGCAAAGCAGCGAGGTGCCCTGGGATTTAGTTGTGTATTGTCAGCATTTAAGTTGAAAGTAAGAGATTTCTGATTATGTTCTGTCTTagatgttttctttattttcaggaTGTTTCATCAAGTTCCTCTTCATCAAATAGTTCTCTGCCGTCTGCTAGAACTAAAGCAAGATCGGTTGTCTCTCAGAAACAGGAAACTTCTGCTAGTAGGTTTTCCCAGTGTTTAAAAGCTATTCTTTTGTATTTCCAGCCTGTGAAACTCTTAACAACTCTAAGATACTGATATTTTGTCTTACTTGCATCACTGGCAGTTATTATTTGTATgcaaaggaaattaagaaatttgATGTGGGACTAAGACAAATCAGGTCCTGGCTGTGGAATTGAGAGATTGGGTCTTTCCTGCCTTCTGCACAAGGTTTTGAACAGTTCTTTTCCTATGCCCTCACCATTactctgctttttttatttgatcTTTCTGCTAAACCAAATGTGACTGAAAATCTCTTGTCTAAAAccatccatttttatttcttttgttattacCAATGGTTCCTGTCTGGAATTACTGGTAGTCCTTGGTTGTCTCCACAGATATCCAGTTATTGAGACAAATTATTCCCTTGTTTTCAGTGAACTGGGACCTCAAAAGGTCTCACTTTATGGGGTCATTAGAGAGTGGGCTTTAGCCATAATAATCTTCCCTTCTGGCTGCAATTCCAGTTGGTAACTTTCTTTGGAGGTTCAAGAAAAATACGTTTTTAAGGCTGTTCATAGAAAACAGGTGCTCATTAGAcattgctgggaagagagagtGTTTCTGCCCAGCTCAAGAGGGGCCTTGTCCAGTGCAGCTCATCAAGGCTGGGGCCTAAGGAGCATTTCTCAGGTCACagtgggctgtgcagggaggggtGGAACCAGATCAGCTTCCCTGGGCCTCTacagcctggagctgtgaaTTTCTGCTGAACCTAATGCTTCTAGTTCTGATTCTTCTAGTCTGCTAACAGCTTCTTTCTACAGGTGTTGACCTCAGCTCATTGAATCAGGGTGGTTTTGAGAAGGGTGACTTGCAGTCCACTTTATTAGatgaagggaaaatgaagataCCAGACCTTGATATTTCTGATATTAATGGTAAATTTCCATTCATAcacaatttctgttttttttatttttaaatgtatgtgCTGAAACTTGGGGATACGAAATTTTTGTGTTCTTGTATATTCACAAAAGGATTTTAAGCAGAGGTACTAAGACCTTTGGAGTTTAAATTAACCTCTTGATTTGTAGTATCTTTTGGGTGCTCTGCTTTTGTTTAAAGTcggaaaaagtaaaaattaaagtaaaaaattgaAGTACTCTTGAGTCTTTGTTCCTATAACAGGTGGGTGTCAGCCCTTCTGAAAAGTGGATCACATTTGTTTATCACTTAAAGCTAAATGCTCACGTGATCCATATCTGCTCATGAGTATATCAGAGCTAGAAACACAGCACAGATCTTTCTTGCTGGTACACacaataattttgaaattaccTCTGCCTTTAATGAACCTGGTGGTCTACTGACTCACCCTATAGACCTCCACAGAAGAGCACACTGACTTTGTTGTTGTGATACAGATAAAAGTGACCCCAAGAAGAGTTCTTATTCAGAATCTGCTTCAGAAGAAGATtcagagacaaagaaaataagtgGAGAGATTGATGAGGTGAGTCTCACTGCTTACATTGGTAaggatatttattttgaaatgaagaTTTTCTGTTTATCTTTAATCTTAATTACAACTGAGGTCCTGGGAGGATGTAAAGCCACCTTGCAGAAGTCACTTGTACTGCTGGCAGTGTTTGGTGTGTTGATCAGATACCTGGACACTGACCAGAGCTTTCCTTCCATTGTGGTAAAGAATCTGTTCCAATTATTGCATCTCCTCAGGTGGATTCTTCTTGCATTCCTGCCCATATTCTTTAATTATATCACATTATATTTAAGTATTTCCTGGCATTTTTGTTCTGAGAGCAAACATGATTCAGTCTAATATGAAGTGCCTTATTTGGGGATCTCATTCAATGTAGCACTGGAACTTCAAATTCTCTACCAGAATTATGGAAATCTGctgaaaatattataaaaagtGGTGGAACAAAGAGATGTATTTAATTAATGtgagtatttaaaaaacaaactgctCTCATTGAGCTGCCTGTTGGCAGTGATGATTCCAGGAATGAATTGGACTATTGGTAATTAATTTGACCACTGCAAAAACAATTGTTTAAATACCAAACttgatataaaatattattttattttctgaaggaaaCTGATACTTGTGATCTTATGGCAGAGCTGGAATCTGAGACACTACTTTTAACTTTCCTAAGAATAAAGGTGAGTTGGTTAAGTATTTGGTGTTTCAGATAGAATTTCATATTGAGGAattgtttaatttcttaaatgCTTCCTGACCTGTAAAAGTTAGATTTTTGTGACTGTATATCATTTGTAAAACCATAAGACTTGCTATGACAACTCTTAGAGTGGATTCAATGCCAGTTTATTAAGCTAGTACTGGTTCTTAGAAATTAGGGGGATGCAGAAGTTTTGGGAAAACTGAGTCTGTCTGGAGTTGAAGGTTGTCGCAGTGACTTTGTTCCCTTAGTGCTTAGTTCCCTGTGTGGGtattttcctttacaaaaaGAAGCAGGGGTGGGGCAAGAGTCTTGAGAGGATCTTTAACTCTGATTTTCTGTGCTTACTGTGTCAGGTGTCCTCTTCATTAATTGAAACTCTTTGGTCTGGTCTGAGGCTTGCATTTCTTTATTCAGAATATGTTAATTGCTCAAATGTAGCATTGCTTTAATTGTGAGTATTTTTGGGATGtaatagacagaaaaaaaggttgccaagatggaggaaaaagcagaaaaaaacttgTTAATGTTGTGTGAAGAAAAGCGGAAACAACAGGAGAAGCTCTGGGAGCTGAAACGTGAAATTCTGCTTGAGGAGAGAGAGCAGAAGCTCAATGAAACATTAGACAGACAGGTAAGTTTTAATTAATACTTCTCTGATAGTTACACAAACTCAGTTATGAAGTAGTCCTTTATCCAGGGGagatttctctgtttctgtggcTGGCAGGGGTGCATTTTTATGCAtcttaaaggaaacaaatacCTCCTTCCTGTTGAGGCCTGCAGCACCTGAGCAGGTGCCCTTGTCACTGTTGAGTTGTCCCTGGTGGacaggcaggaaggagaagcTGGAGCTCTTGGGCAAGGGCAGAGATTGCagtggctgccagggcagggtctgGGTGATGCCCAGCAGGTGAAAGTACCCAAAACCACAGAACAACCCACACTTAGGCAACTCCAGTTATGGTTAGAGCTGTGATGCCACCCCTTAGAGGGAAGTGAACATCTTGTGTTGTTTATTTGCCTTGTTTGTGTGTGTTAGCCACGAGTAGTTCTGGCCTAATTGTAAGAAGACAGGCTTCTAATGAATAATTAATGTTTGAATAATGAATTTTCAAAACTGaatctctttgctttttaacaAATACACATTGCAAAAATTGAACAAATCTTTTGGAGAACATGCTTGTTAATTACAATCAAAGGATCTGATATAAAACCCTTTGCTGGCTATGTTGCCAATATCTCTGAGCTACAGAAACATGGGAATTGGCACTGAGGACATAGAGGAAAACATAATAAACAGTTTGATAGGATTTTTGTACCACAGACTTCTTAAATTCCTCTGTCAGTAAGCATTTCAGAGTAGTATTTGGTTTCAtcataaagcattttttctaGTGAGCCAGGTGTGTAATTACAGAAGATGTGCTTTTGGAGAAGTGTTGTTCAGTGTGTCTCTTTCAGATAGAAGTGCTGTCTCCCCTCGTTGCTGTCTGTGAACAGTTTAAAGAGCAATACAAAAGCTTTGCAGCTTCCCTGGATGCTACGAGACACAAATTGCCCATAAAGAACATTCACATAGAAGGAGATAAGCAGACCTACCTTGGTATGAAAATTTATCAAATTAACTTTCATTTATAGTGGATTTATGCTAAAAAAAGCTTCTCACATTGTTACTGCTGCATCTGCCACTGGAGGAGCTTTGTGTGCTCTTAGAGCCTGTGTGGACACTGGGCTGCAGCAATAATCACATGTTGTGCTGTGTGTAATTCTTACCTCTGTTTAACCACTTAACACAGTTTTTTATCTTGCAGCAGAGAAGAAACGAACTTTTAAAGTTAGCTCAGTCTTCATATGCAGCTTCTTTAGCAGGTTTCTATGTATTTTAACTGTTTTCATGGCATTCCTCCCCCTTTGTTTTTCCTACTGGGTAAACAAGTTGCAGGAATGCTCTGATCtttcttgtttctgtgtttgAGGGACAGAGTCACCTGGGCAGACTTGCTCATGTTTCTTGCAGAACTGGAGCTTAAATATTATTGTGTGCTGTCTTGAATCAGAGAATATTTAATAAATCAGTTCACAGATTTTGAATTGAAGTCTGGACAAAAAGTTGCATTTTTGAACTGCTGGTCTGCAGAAAATAAGATTCTTAAATCATTTACATTAATCTTGCACTTTAAgacaaatgcaaaacatttaTTGAAGAACTTAGAATTCTCGTGAGAAGACTAGAAAGGAATAggtgcatttttttgtttttgcattttgaatatTGAAGGAAATGGCTGAATAAATTTCATGGAGGGGGTACATGCCAACAGCAATGCATGAAACTAGCCAGGGAATTTTGGGTGTctaaaacttgttttttctcATACATTTCTCTTAAAAATCTGTGACATACTCTTATAGAGTTTGATGAGTGATTTTAATAGCCTGTTGCTGGTcacaacagggaaaaataatttggcttTCACAGTTTCACGGTGTTTTTGTGAAAGctgaacaatattttttttgtaatctaGTTCACCTGTCTCTGGGTTACTCCAGCTGATAATATCATGTATTAGCTGGTGCCACtctcttttttaataatacCTTTAACTTCTCATCTTCCAGATGAACTGGGAAAGCAATTAATGATCACACAGGAGCTTCTGACACAAGTTATGCCAAACCACTCAGAGGATAGTGCAAAAGCACTTGGTGCACTGAAGGAGCTTCAAGAAGTGTCTCAGCAGCTGAGCAAAGGGCTTCAAAGGTATCACAACAATTGGGTGGAAAGGCTTGTTGACTAAATATTTGGAGGAAAATCTATAGCCCTTGCCAGAATATATCCAGAACTCAGGCTGGAGGAGGGTTAACTGAGGGTTTGGTAGCACTAGGTGTAATCCTCTTTGTAGCACTCATCTGTAtttctgcccctgccctgcctgcagtcGCAGCAGGAtgtttggggttgggtttgtACTCCAGGTGAACCACCTCAGTGTGCCATTCTCTGACACTTCAGTTGAGAGTTTCACTGAACAAGAACAGACTTGGTAAGTTTAGGTATGTAGGAGTGGAGAaacccaggagacagaaaagtGAGCTGCAAAATGTCTTAAATAACAACCCTGCAAATGTGTCATCCTTGAGAAGGCACAAGGAACACAGAGGAGGGTTTTCTCCTCAGCTGTTGTGATAACAGATACAAAGCATCCCTGGGAGGTGAGGAAGAGATAAAGTATGACTAAtgtccttcccttccttcatTGCCCCAGAAGAGATTAGAGTTAAAATCTTTGAAGATGAATAGACCATTAAGTCACTCATCTCTCCCCTCCTACAGACTGCCCCATCTCTCCTCCTAGTTCTtgcttttgagaagaaaattcacattttacatttgctttcttctggtGGGGCCATAGTAGGAGAAAGATGCACATGTCCAGGCACGTAGTCTTTGGGCTAAAGCAGAGTTATTGTCCTTCAGGGTCACTGATTTAGCTTCATGTGTTCCAGGAGCTTCACAGATGTGCAGAACCTGTCCTTTGAAGCCAGTAAAGAAGTTTCTCTGCATAACCAATACGTGTGTGAAGAGACTCATGGAGTAGATGTTGTAAAACGCTGGTATTTCAACTGAGTTTCTGTATTGTTTTACTACTGGGTAGGTACTAACTCAAAGCCAGCAGAATTCTTATCCTTTTATTTCTGGTGTGGACATACTACTTGCCCAGTTTTTCagtggagccagcagcaggggtgCTCACTGATACAGGAATTGAATAATTGTTCTGCAGGCTGTCCCACTGGGAGACATTGCCGCTCGCTTTTAACGGGGATTTCTGTGACAGGTTTTTCATCCCTTTCTGCCCTGACAGTACTGAAAGGTAACTGATAAAAAGTGCTATTCCTGGCAAATCTGACCTGTGTGGTAATTACAGCCTGAGCATTGGTTGCTCGCTGAACAACTTCTGCAGGAACTCTGATTTGTCCCATATTTTTGGATGTGCTGGGTGGGTATAAAGCGCTTGTTTGGAAGGAGCCTGGTCACTTTTAACAAGTGAGAAGTTTTGGTAACGTCTCACTTGTTCTTTGCCTAATTTCCttgtaaataaattattgaaattaCAAATGCTTTTGTATAAATTTGACTCTTCTTTaaggattttattatttttaataataaagacTATTCTCTACTGCTCTATCAGTAGCCTTCAAGTTTGAGTATGTTCACTGATCTCCTACAGCAGCTGTTGTTTCCATCTGGCCTTAGGGCTGATACTGCACAGTCCAGTGATGCACTTGTACACACCAAGTGGTCCCAGTGGTGAGCCATGAGCACCCCAAGTGCTGATGCCAAAGGATTGGGGATGGGGAAAGAAACCACAAACCTGATCACTGAATGCATGTGCTGTGCTAGGAACATGCAAGCCACATCTGGCATGTTTCTTCAacatcctttccttttctctatgtggaatgcatttttctctggaAGATGTGCTGTAACCTGTATTTTTTAACCTGTGTGACCTCATTGTGGGatgatttttcacatttctcaCTTAAGCTGTGTCTGTAAGGCTTTTTGGCCTACTCCTAAGATATCTGGAGTATTATCCTTGCACTCCTTCAGGTGCTGTTCAGGCTTTCTTCCTGGCACTATTAAAGGTCTAACTAGATTCTTGtctccttttattaaaactcaGGAGTAAATTAAGTAACTGGATCAGTAGATGTGCCACACCCATAAAACAAATTGTTCAGACCTTCCTTCCATTGTTCAGACCCTCCCTCTCTCAGTGtcatttttttaacagtagCTTTTCTGTGAACTAGTGTTATTTCAGGATATCcatctgtgatttctttttcctcacaatATCTGTGCCTGGCAGTTCACCTGTGTGGCTACAATCCAGCACATCAGCGTGTGGATGGGTGCAGCTGCATCAagctctggggcaggagctTGAGCTGCATCCATAAATTTGACCACTGGATGGGGAACTTTGCCCAGCAAAGTCAGCTTGGCTGTAAATGTTTGGGCTGGTTAGTTCTGGTGGATGGAGATGTAGGTAGAAGGGCTCCAACATGATGAAACTGGTTTGGATTATTGCTGAGCTGTGTGTCCTCACACCTTTAACCTCTTTATGATCAGTGTGTCAATTCTGAGACTGAAAGTTGGGAAGGGTCGTCTTAAATAAGAGAGGAGAGGGATGAAATTGAAATCAATATTGTAGTGTCTTGATAATAATGTCTTTGCACAGGCATGTCAGAATGTCTTTCCTAGGATTCCATAATGATACACCTCGCTGATGGtctgaaaaagtatttttcttttaagaaatactTTTGAATTAAACCCATCCTTTGCAGTCAAGCGACTTTCCGCCCTTGAGATACTATTGGATGTGTATACCTACACCCAAACGTTACTTAAGCAACGGCCAGCAATGCAAATTTTCCCTCTGAAAAGCAGTGGAATGTTGCTGGTTCTCCCCCCGGGGAGGTGCTTGCTGTGAGCACAATTAGAGGCTGTAAATCTTGCGGGGGCAGTAGTTCAGCCCCGCTGCTGCAGGCGGCACTCGCTGCACTCGTTATCCTCCCACGAGGCAAAGGGGAGTCCTGGGGCTGAAGCCAAACTGCTGCTACACAACAATTCTGTGCCCGGGGATGTGCCCTCATTGTTTCAGAAGAATCAGAGGCATTAATTTCAGCATTCTGGCCATTCTTTAAACTGAACACTTGTGTAATTCTTTGTAGAAATGGTACAACAAGTGTTAGCTAAAGCAGCTCGGCCTCTCCAGGAAAGGGTTTTAAACTAGCTTGAACTGAgactttttcttcttgattttcACGAATGTTCTAAGTGGTCCTGTTTTGGCTCTTTGCAGAAGTGTTTAAGGCTCCTCCACCTTGAAATAGCCACAGAATTGGCTGCTGTCATTTAACACTgtacaaacaacaacaaagaactGCAGAATCACTGGAGCAGGAGCTAAACAGATGTGACACcacttattttgtattttccactTATTTTCTGACAATGTCACATGCTCTAAATCGGTTGGAATCCTAAACAAATTAAGGGCTCGTTTTATTTAGGTtatgtgtctttttttcccctgtggaaTTAGTAATGTTCTCCCTACTGTAACTTCTATCAATGTagatttagttttgttttatctgAACTTATGCAGTATTTATTAcctatttattaatgttttagGGCAGAAGTTCGTGACCAGTTGTTAACATTCCTCTGTGTTAAGGTGCTTTTTTCGGGGGAaggggtattttttttcttcttccaaaaacTGAAAGCAGTTGTGAATTGAGCCAGGTGAGTGAGCGCCTGGGAGGACGGGGGAGCCCAGAAATGAAGTATTTGTCCCTTGCAAAACTCTTGGTTGTTTAAGAAGAGATTGGCAAAGCTTTTAGGCTGGGTTTACCCTGCAGCTTGCCCTGCCTGGGTGCTGGTGTGTCTGGGGGAGCTGTGGTCACATTCTGCTCAGTGCCAGACCCTGACCACCAGCTCGGGAGGGCTGAGTCaaggcattttcttttctgtaattcCTGTGCTCCCTGCAATGGGGGCTCCGGGGTCAAGGTAAGGCAGGATCCCTCCTGCCCAGGTTGCTCTGGGGTGGAGCTGCGGCTCTGGAAATCCCCGAGGTTCGTTTGtcccctccccacaccccaaatcctcaaCTCTTTGTTCACATGAGCTGCAAAGGGAGCTGAGCCTGTGCTCATCAACAGCAAAGCAGCTCATGACCCCAGCAgatgtttttgcattttaagcTAATGAGAACTTATTGGATTACTGCAGTCTTCCCTGCCTCGGAGTAAATACCACTTTGTTGGAGATCCGGAAATTCATACTGAATATGATAAACAAactgctggctgggctgggattgCCAGGACATGAAAAGAGTTCCAGGGCGGCAGAAGATCTAACAGCTCTGAAATGCACCACTGAGCCACACCAATTAAGAGCATTTCCAGTGATTATGTGAGCATTCCTGTTCAactcacagaaattattttaggttgtttcttctgctgcatttgTGTGTGGTCTGTACAGCAAGCATGAGGTTTGCAGAGTGGGCTCAAATGCCTCTGATcagttccttttaaaatatttctgtgataaTGTATATGCAAAAACTGAGTTTCCTGCTAATTCAAGATCTTAAATTTTCTATGTTATGGTTGCCCCTTCAGATgtaactgattttttaatttatatagaCAAGGTACGTTTGGAGATGGCCTGTAGGATATAAAAACTTAATCCCTTTGTTTAATATCTCTTGCATATGGGAGGTGGCTCTACTGTTCAGTCAGACTATACACAAATTGTATTTCACCAGTCATGTAGGAGCTGAGAAGAGAATTGGGAAATGATTTCTGACTAAACATCTGAATGACAGCCCCTTCTGATAAGCACAGTGCTCTTACTTCTAAATCTCCTCCATTTGAA
This window harbors:
- the HAUS8 gene encoding HAUS augmin-like complex subunit 8 isoform X1, whose translation is MSSEGSGAAAAAGQAPKVKRKAGRIVQSRYLQVHKKHGKKTPRVPSSGVAQLKTEKDVSSSSSSSNSSLPSARTKARSVVSQKQETSASVDLSSLNQGGFEKGDLQSTLLDEGKMKIPDLDISDINDKSDPKKSSYSESASEEDSETKKISGEIDEETDTCDLMAELESETLLLTFLRIKTEKKVAKMEEKAEKNLLMLCEEKRKQQEKLWELKREILLEEREQKLNETLDRQIEVLSPLVAVCEQFKEQYKSFAASLDATRHKLPIKNIHIEGDKQTYLDELGKQLMITQELLTQVMPNHSEDSAKALGALKELQEVSQQLSKGLQRSFTDVQNLSFEASKEVSLHNQYVCEETHGVDVVKRWYFN
- the HAUS8 gene encoding HAUS augmin-like complex subunit 8 isoform X2, which encodes MSSEGSGAAAAAGQAPKVKRKGRIVQSRYLQVHKKHGKKTPRVPSSGVAQLKTEKDVSSSSSSSNSSLPSARTKARSVVSQKQETSASVDLSSLNQGGFEKGDLQSTLLDEGKMKIPDLDISDINDKSDPKKSSYSESASEEDSETKKISGEIDEETDTCDLMAELESETLLLTFLRIKTEKKVAKMEEKAEKNLLMLCEEKRKQQEKLWELKREILLEEREQKLNETLDRQIEVLSPLVAVCEQFKEQYKSFAASLDATRHKLPIKNIHIEGDKQTYLDELGKQLMITQELLTQVMPNHSEDSAKALGALKELQEVSQQLSKGLQRSFTDVQNLSFEASKEVSLHNQYVCEETHGVDVVKRWYFN